From Equus przewalskii isolate Varuska chromosome 7, EquPr2, whole genome shotgun sequence, one genomic window encodes:
- the RNMT gene encoding mRNA cap guanine-N(7) methyltransferase, which translates to MENSAKAEECEKISLEEAKASLDLETESSLSSSENMASPGTGLSETAPTSGQVDTPKKRKMEFEDDLVKESSSCGEDTLSKKRKLDAEIVPEEKGSGDDEGISRKRRMDTDDFPKDGPSIGDGTQKKRKIELEDVPEKRKSLEEGHSSAVAAHYNELQEVGLEKRSQSRIFYLRNFNNWMKSVLIGEFLEKVRQKKKCDITVLDLGCGKGGDLLKWKKGRINKLVCTDIADVSVKQCQQRYEDMKNRCRDNEYIFNAEFITADCSKELLTDKFRDPKMCFDICSCQFVCHYSFESYEQADMLLRNACERLSPGGYFIGTTPNSFELIRRLEASETESFGNEIYTVKFQKKGDYPLFGCKYDFNLEGVVDVPEFLVYFPLLNEMAKKYNMKLVYKKTFLEFYEEKIKNNENKMLLKRMQALEPYPANENSRLASDKVDDYEHAAKYMKNSQVRLPLGTLSKSEWEATSIYLVFAFEKQQ; encoded by the exons atggaaaattctgcaAAAGCGGAGGAATGTGAAAAGATCTCTCTGGAAGAGGCAAAAGCATCACTAGATTTGGAAACGGAGTCTTCATTGAGTAGTAGTGAAAACATGGCCTCTCCTGGGACTGGGCTTTCTGAAACGGCTCCTACTTCTGGGCAAGTAGACacaccaaaaaagaggaaaatggagttTGAAGATGATCTTGTAAAGGAAAGTTCTAGTTGTGGGGAAGACACTCTgtccaagaaaagaaagcttgatGCTGAAATTGTCCCAGAGGAAAAAGGTTCTGGTGATGATGAAGGCatttcaaggaaaagaagaatggacACTGATGATTTTCCAAAAGATGGACCTTCCATTGGAGATGGcactcagaaaaagagaaaaatagaacttGAGGATGTTCCTGAAAAGCGAAAA agcTTGGAAGAAGGACACAGCTCAGCAGTGGCCGCCCACTACAATGAGCTTCAGGAAGTTGGTTTGGAGAAGCGTAGCCAAAGTCGTATTTTTTACCTAAGAAACTTTAATAATTGGATGAAAAGTGTCCTCATTG GGGAATTTTTAGAAAAGGTgcgacagaaaaaaaaatgtgatatcaCTGTTTTGGACCTGGGATGTGGTAAAGGTGGAGATTTGCTCAAgtggaaaaagggaagaattaaCAAGCTAGTTTGTACTG ATATCGCTGATGTTTCTGTCAAACAGTGTCAGCAGCGGTATGAGGACATGAAAAATCGTTGTCGtgataatgaatatattttcaatgcAGAATTTATAACTGCTGATTGTTCAAAG GAACTTTTGACTGACAAATTTCGAGACCCAAAAATGTGCTTTGACATCTGCAGTTGTCAGTTTGTCTGTCATTACTCATTTGAGTCCTATGAGCAGGCTGACATGTTGCTCAGAAATGCTTGTGAGAGACTGAGCCCTGGAGGCTATTTTATTGGCACCACTCCCAATAGCTTTGAACTAAT AAGACGTCTTGAAGCTTCAGAAACAGAATCATTTGGAAATGAAATATatactgtgaaatttcagaagaaaggagATTATCCTTTATTTGGCTGCAAATATGACTTCAACTTGGAAGGTGTTGTGGACGTCCCTGAATTCTTGGTCTATTTTCCATTGCTAAATGA AATGGCGAAGAAGTACAATATGAAACTAGTCTACAAAAAAACATTTCTGGAATTCTATGAAGAAAAGATTAAGAACAACGAAAATAAAATGCTGTTAAAACGAATGCAGGCCCTGGAG CCATATCCTGCAAATGAGAATTCCAGACTTGCCTCTGATAAGGTAGATGACTATGAACATGCAGCAAAGTACATGAAGAACAGTCAAGTAAGGTTGCCTTTG ggaaCCTTAAGTAAATCAGAATGGGAAGCTACAA gtatTTACTTGGTTTTTGCATTTGAGAAGCAGCAGTGA